From Alkalidesulfovibrio alkalitolerans DSM 16529, a single genomic window includes:
- a CDS encoding tetratricopeptide repeat protein has protein sequence MPHILGVYFSERDDHVGTGATRKATVTRVHWFAVRLDDERVLLQPLNNEHMPAGLKRVVGQEDFLAGFVPDPEHFTTHLLPVLKGLAAKVSVAQGTVETKTLSEHERLVFKALQIDDKDAKVETPAAGRLRIVSDLLATIPDVSVMTFRHQSEVNTRSISLRKEGDYGRAVAYYHKALRLNPTDDHLHFNLARAYWHMGEAAKCAEHLNRALDLNPAFPEAEMFLDFVHRKTGAGQPRGAKPANGNRTWATRGGIVIPSMPTTVREAAYGEAQGRRGSARSQGRIEKGRAAGSPSWGDFEISFHDDRRRAPRLTLDTEALCMMLCRGNECPTLVRDISQTGARLEVTLGEAAFDAGDLVMLTERRGLNNLLGSRKAQVVWRSGLQAGVHFATPLATSGGSVESILFPRG, from the coding sequence ATGCCGCATATTCTTGGCGTCTATTTCAGCGAGAGAGATGATCACGTCGGCACCGGAGCCACGCGCAAGGCAACCGTGACGCGCGTGCACTGGTTCGCGGTGCGCCTGGACGACGAGCGCGTGTTGCTGCAGCCGCTGAATAACGAGCACATGCCCGCGGGACTCAAGCGCGTGGTCGGGCAGGAGGATTTCCTGGCGGGATTCGTGCCCGACCCGGAGCATTTCACCACGCACCTGCTGCCGGTGCTCAAGGGGCTGGCCGCCAAGGTCTCCGTCGCCCAGGGCACCGTGGAGACGAAGACCCTGAGTGAGCATGAGCGCTTGGTCTTCAAGGCCCTGCAGATCGACGACAAGGACGCCAAGGTCGAGACCCCGGCGGCAGGCAGGTTGCGCATCGTCAGCGATCTGCTCGCCACCATCCCGGACGTCTCGGTCATGACTTTCCGCCATCAGAGCGAAGTCAACACCCGCTCCATCTCCCTGCGCAAGGAAGGAGACTACGGCAGGGCCGTGGCTTACTACCACAAGGCCTTGCGTCTGAATCCGACCGACGACCACCTGCATTTCAACTTGGCCCGGGCCTACTGGCACATGGGCGAGGCGGCCAAATGCGCGGAGCATCTGAACCGCGCTCTGGATCTTAATCCCGCCTTTCCGGAGGCGGAGATGTTTCTCGACTTCGTGCACAGGAAGACGGGCGCGGGGCAGCCGCGAGGCGCGAAGCCCGCGAACGGGAACAGGACATGGGCCACGCGCGGTGGTATCGTGATTCCGTCCATGCCAACGACGGTCCGCGAGGCCGCCTATGGCGAGGCCCAGGGACGCCGCGGCAGCGCCCGCTCCCAGGGAAGAATCGAAAAGGGGAGAGCGGCTGGTTCCCCGTCCTGGGGCGATTTCGAGATATCCTTTCACGACGACCGCCGCCGCGCGCCGCGCCTGACCCTGGACACAGAGGCGCTGTGCATGATGCTTTGCCGGGGGAACGAGTGCCCCACGCTTGTGCGCGACATTTCGCAGACCGGCGCGCGCCTGGAGGTGACGCTCGGCGAGGCGGCCTTCGACGCGGGCGATCTGGTGATGCTCACGGAGCGGCGGGGCCTGAACAATCTTCTCGGCTCACGCAAGGCGCAGGTAGTCTGGCGCAGCGGGCTTCAGGCGGGAGTTCATTTCGCCACGCCGCTCGCCACCTCGGGCGGAAGCGTCGAAAGCATTCTCTTTCCGCGCGGATAA
- the rpsI gene encoding 30S ribosomal protein S9, whose protein sequence is MSQEFFYGTGKRKNAVARTRVYPGKGEIIVNGRPYEDYFPRATLQMIIRQPLNLTKTLGKFDIKINVCGGGVAGQAQAVRHGISRALLNVDPELRGLLKKAGFLTRDSRVKERKKYGLASARARFQYSKR, encoded by the coding sequence ATGAGCCAGGAATTTTTCTACGGAACGGGCAAGCGCAAGAACGCCGTGGCCCGCACCCGCGTCTACCCCGGCAAGGGCGAAATCATCGTCAACGGCCGCCCCTACGAAGACTACTTTCCCCGGGCGACCCTGCAGATGATCATCCGCCAGCCCCTGAACCTGACCAAGACCCTTGGCAAGTTCGACATCAAGATCAACGTCTGCGGCGGCGGCGTTGCGGGACAGGCCCAGGCCGTGCGCCACGGCATCTCCCGCGCCCTGCTGAACGTCGATCCCGAACTTCGCGGCCTGCTGAAGAAGGCCGGCTTCCTGACCCGCGATTCGCGCGTCAAGGAACGCAAGAAGTACGGTCTGGCCTCCGCCCGCGCGCGCTTCCAGTACTCCAAGCGCTAG
- the rplM gene encoding 50S ribosomal protein L13, with the protein MKTWTPTLQEIKRDWIVVDAQDKILGRLATQIAMHLRGKHKPEYTPHMDNGDFVVVVNAEKIAVTGNKLQDKKYYRHSGFPGGIKEISLRDQLNKKPEEVIRLAVRGMLPKNRLGRQLLKKLKIYAGPEHPHTAQEPKPLDI; encoded by the coding sequence ATGAAAACCTGGACCCCGACGCTGCAGGAAATCAAACGCGACTGGATCGTGGTCGACGCGCAGGACAAGATCCTGGGCCGCCTCGCCACGCAGATCGCCATGCACCTGCGCGGAAAGCATAAGCCCGAATACACCCCGCACATGGACAACGGGGATTTCGTGGTCGTGGTCAACGCCGAGAAGATCGCCGTCACCGGCAACAAGCTGCAGGACAAGAAGTACTACCGTCACAGCGGCTTCCCCGGCGGCATCAAGGAAATCAGCCTGCGTGACCAGCTGAACAAGAAGCCCGAGGAAGTCATTCGCCTCGCCGTGCGTGGCATGCTGCCCAAGAATCGCCTGGGCCGCCAGCTCTTGAAGAAGCTCAAGATCTACGCCGGCCCCGAGCACCCCCACACGGCGCAAGAGCCCAAGCCCCTGGACATCTAG
- a CDS encoding class I SAM-dependent methyltransferase has translation MTSTPAKSPPAAARGMAALPPGLRELLRCPACRAELSGPGPDFSCPACGRDFAATPDGRPDLRLRDPVRIGLSLTLGEPLDIPEHLDFAPLAFNRGPEVDFAGLPVPRHLSLEILSWFPKAEAPGKIALDLGSGRGLHRAAVERAGFAWAGLDYANKRAPLLADAHALPFADASFGFILSVAVLEHLRHPYAALAEIGRVLRPGGRLIATMAFLEPFHKNSFFNISHLGALSLLHHAGLFPRAVAPGKGGLFALSRMGLFAGLPRGLAHGIVTPVHWLHRVWWKIGRRWHPRLTEPARRLILSGDMTVVADRPV, from the coding sequence ATGACCAGCACCCCGGCGAAATCCCCTCCTGCGGCCGCGCGCGGCATGGCCGCGCTGCCGCCCGGACTGCGCGAACTGTTGCGCTGCCCGGCCTGCCGCGCGGAACTTTCGGGGCCGGGGCCGGACTTCTCCTGCCCGGCCTGCGGCCGGGACTTCGCGGCCACGCCGGACGGGCGGCCGGACCTGCGGCTGCGCGATCCCGTGCGCATCGGGCTTTCCCTGACCCTGGGCGAGCCGTTGGACATCCCGGAGCACTTGGATTTCGCGCCGCTGGCGTTTAACCGCGGGCCTGAGGTCGATTTCGCCGGGCTGCCCGTGCCCAGGCATCTTTCGCTCGAGATTCTGTCCTGGTTCCCCAAGGCCGAAGCGCCGGGCAAGATCGCCCTGGACCTGGGCTCGGGGCGGGGGCTTCACCGCGCGGCAGTGGAACGGGCCGGGTTCGCCTGGGCGGGCCTGGACTATGCCAACAAGCGCGCCCCGCTGCTCGCGGACGCGCACGCCCTTCCCTTTGCCGACGCAAGCTTCGGGTTCATCCTCTCGGTGGCCGTGCTGGAGCACCTGCGCCACCCATATGCGGCGCTGGCCGAGATCGGCCGGGTGCTCAGGCCGGGCGGGCGGCTCATCGCCACCATGGCCTTCCTGGAGCCCTTCCACAAAAACAGCTTCTTCAACATCTCGCATCTGGGCGCGCTGTCGCTTTTGCACCACGCCGGGCTTTTTCCGCGCGCCGTGGCGCCGGGCAAGGGCGGCCTCTTCGCGCTTTCGCGCATGGGGCTCTTCGCCGGTCTGCCGCGCGGGCTGGCGCACGGGATCGTGACGCCCGTGCATTGGCTGCACCGCGTCTGGTGGAAGATCGGCCGCCGCTGGCATCCCCGGCTCACCGAACCCGCGAGGCGGCTCATCCTGTCGGGCGACATGACCGTGGTGGCGGATCGTCCGGTATGA
- a CDS encoding HD domain-containing protein — protein sequence MPSIRKSLLQLLFSGSSMKRWNDKLRPMELFEVDKQAHKMMVAWMLYETNARGLPLDERLALGEAVVEGGLFEYLYRLVITDIKPPVFYKIKANPDHYRRLTAWVMDQLTPRIQVLGETFTQRFREHLAVPDRRDPASRILHAAHIYASRYEFHLIKHLNPWDEELDEIEEDFTATLTAHSDIKGVPELLTEGHPFERFASLCGRLRFQTRWSQTPRIPETTVLGHLFIVAACAYLFSLELNACRARRVNNFFSGLFHDLPELLTRDIISPVKRSVEGISDLIAQYEHDALERRVFSLLRQAGAPDLADRLAYFLGIEFGSEFETVVRKKDGKVLRTDWRALAESYNHDEFDAKDGGLLKICDNLAAFLEAYTALRNGITSDQLQHALWRIQGAYAQEPFQHGVHIGSLLADFD from the coding sequence ATGCCAAGCATCCGCAAGAGCCTTTTGCAACTCCTTTTTTCCGGCTCGTCCATGAAACGCTGGAACGACAAGCTCAGGCCCATGGAGTTGTTCGAGGTGGACAAGCAGGCGCACAAGATGATGGTCGCCTGGATGCTCTACGAGACCAACGCGCGCGGGTTGCCCCTGGACGAGCGGCTGGCCCTGGGCGAGGCCGTGGTCGAGGGCGGGCTCTTCGAATATCTCTACCGGCTGGTCATCACGGACATCAAGCCGCCGGTCTTCTATAAGATAAAGGCCAACCCGGACCATTACCGCCGCCTCACGGCCTGGGTCATGGACCAGCTCACGCCGCGCATCCAGGTGCTGGGCGAGACCTTCACGCAGCGCTTTCGCGAGCATCTGGCCGTGCCCGACCGCCGCGACCCGGCCAGCCGCATCCTGCACGCGGCCCACATCTACGCCAGCCGCTACGAATTCCACCTCATCAAGCACCTCAACCCCTGGGACGAGGAACTCGACGAGATCGAGGAGGACTTCACCGCCACCCTCACGGCGCACTCGGACATCAAGGGCGTGCCCGAGTTGCTCACCGAGGGCCACCCCTTCGAGCGCTTCGCAAGCCTTTGCGGCCGCCTGCGCTTCCAGACCCGCTGGTCGCAGACGCCGCGCATCCCCGAGACCACGGTGCTCGGACATCTGTTCATCGTGGCCGCCTGTGCCTACCTCTTCTCGCTGGAATTGAACGCCTGCCGCGCCCGGCGCGTGAACAATTTCTTCTCCGGCCTGTTCCACGACCTGCCCGAATTGTTGACCCGCGACATCATTTCGCCGGTGAAGCGCAGCGTGGAGGGCATCTCCGACCTCATCGCGCAGTACGAGCACGACGCCCTGGAACGCCGGGTTTTCTCGCTTTTGCGCCAGGCCGGCGCGCCCGATCTGGCCGATCGGCTGGCGTATTTCCTGGGCATCGAGTTCGGCTCGGAATTCGAGACCGTGGTGCGCAAGAAGGACGGCAAGGTGCTGCGCACGGACTGGCGCGCCTTGGCCGAGTCCTACAACCACGACGAATTCGACGCCAAGGACGGCGGGCTGCTCAAGATCTGCGACAATCTGGCCGCCTTCCTGGAGGCCTATACCGCGCTTCGCAACGGCATCACCTCGGACCAGCTCCAGCACGCCCTGTGGCGCATCCAGGGGGCGTATGCCCAGGAGCCGTTCCAGCATGGCGTGCACATCGGCTCGCTGCTGGCCGACTTCGACTAG
- a CDS encoding CBS domain-containing protein has product MILRKRAWDVMREDFASVAETAKLGDVMKTMRERLKGQPEAHLIVVVTDTGKFAGVVTAWDVLRTAEDCVLKEDLRHLEEADWDRAFGRACALCCGVEVKKVMRKDAPMVKPSDPLLLVLNALVESKRNWVIVEEGDKPLGVILIGDLFREITREMVDFF; this is encoded by the coding sequence ATGATATTGCGCAAGCGGGCCTGGGACGTGATGCGGGAGGATTTCGCCAGCGTGGCGGAGACGGCGAAGCTCGGCGACGTCATGAAGACCATGCGCGAACGGCTCAAGGGTCAGCCCGAGGCCCATCTCATCGTCGTGGTCACCGATACTGGAAAATTCGCGGGCGTGGTTACCGCCTGGGACGTGCTGCGCACGGCCGAGGATTGCGTGCTCAAGGAAGACTTGCGTCACTTGGAGGAGGCGGACTGGGACCGCGCCTTCGGCCGGGCCTGCGCGCTGTGCTGCGGCGTCGAGGTCAAGAAGGTCATGCGCAAGGACGCGCCCATGGTCAAACCCTCGGACCCGCTGCTGCTGGTGCTGAACGCCCTGGTGGAGTCCAAGCGCAACTGGGTTATCGTGGAAGAGGGCGACAAGCCGCTTGGCGTGATCCTGATCGGCGATCTTTTCCGCGAGATTACCCGCGAAATGGTCGACTTCTTCTAG